A genomic region of Candidatus Bathyarchaeia archaeon contains the following coding sequences:
- a CDS encoding glycosyltransferase family 4 protein, with amino-acid sequence MKIACFVCEFPPRIVGGLGTYAAEITREFIKKGHDVSVFTVNDGTLKTREIIGGIEVHRPLLVNMSKVLPDLIVDDVRRWGTVGMQFFSEIFVCNILSASKFVNQLVLHDKEAFKIIAIHDWLSSIAGILSKEMLRLPLVFHVHSTEEGRSLGDGSKTIIELERKAAAHANAIITVSYAMRDELISLGYPAEKIHVVWNGVDPAKYNPSNVSPETVQALRRQYGVDDKEKLILCLARLTRVKGVDKMVLAMPHILQKHPEAKLVLVGKGDMENYLVDLIGSLKLRDKVQFNRSFLPEHERIAHYAAADVVVFPSLYEPFGIVALEAMSMEKPVVVGARGICGFREIVVPHGPEQNGFHVNAYDPADIAWGVNSILDDPGRSKILGVNGRQRVLKEFTWERAADRTLKIYEQIISEAKS; translated from the coding sequence TTGAAGATTGCCTGTTTTGTCTGCGAGTTTCCACCTAGAATCGTGGGAGGTCTCGGGACTTACGCTGCAGAGATCACGCGAGAATTCATTAAGAAAGGCCACGACGTATCTGTCTTCACCGTCAATGACGGTACTCTGAAAACGAGGGAGATCATAGGTGGGATAGAGGTTCACAGACCTCTTTTAGTAAATATGAGTAAGGTTCTACCCGACCTAATAGTTGATGACGTAAGGCGGTGGGGGACTGTTGGCATGCAGTTCTTCTCAGAAATATTCGTTTGCAACATCCTCTCCGCCTCTAAATTCGTCAACCAACTCGTCCTCCATGATAAGGAAGCTTTCAAGATAATAGCAATACACGATTGGCTTTCCTCCATCGCCGGTATTCTGTCTAAGGAGATGCTTAGGCTTCCTCTCGTTTTCCATGTTCATTCAACAGAAGAAGGGCGATCTCTAGGGGACGGCTCAAAGACTATAATTGAGTTGGAAAGAAAAGCAGCAGCCCACGCCAACGCAATAATCACTGTATCATACGCTATGAGGGATGAACTAATATCGCTAGGTTATCCTGCAGAGAAGATTCATGTCGTGTGGAATGGTGTAGATCCAGCCAAATATAACCCATCAAATGTATCTCCCGAGACAGTCCAAGCACTCAGGCGTCAGTATGGTGTCGACGACAAAGAGAAACTAATCCTGTGCTTGGCTAGGTTAACTAGGGTGAAGGGCGTTGATAAGATGGTGTTAGCCATGCCTCACATATTACAGAAACACCCTGAGGCCAAACTGGTTCTTGTGGGGAAGGGAGATATGGAGAACTATCTAGTAGACCTGATCGGAAGTCTCAAATTAAGAGATAAGGTGCAGTTTAACCGCAGTTTTCTACCTGAGCACGAGCGGATAGCACACTACGCCGCAGCCGATGTCGTGGTCTTCCCCAGCCTGTATGAGCCCTTCGGCATTGTAGCCTTAGAAGCCATGTCTATGGAAAAGCCCGTAGTTGTGGGAGCACGAGGAATATGTGGCTTCAGAGAGATTGTTGTCCCTCACGGCCCAGAGCAGAATGGGTTTCATGTAAACGCATACGACCCCGCCGATATCGCGTGGGGCGTAAACAGCATCCTAGACGACCCAGGAAGGTCGAAGATTTTGGGGGTTAATGGACGGCAGAGAGTTTTGAAAGAATTTACTTGGGAGAGGGCGGCGGATAGGACGCTGAAAATTTATGAACAGATTATTTCTGAGGCTAAGTCCTAG
- a CDS encoding glycosyltransferase family 4 protein, with product MNSLMLSWEYPPRIVGGLARNVYWLSKELSRLGVRVVIITLGFPGLPPYEKEENLEVYRVDAYRLASPSFLDWVYQFNATMIETASKVMKEKFDIIHAHDWLVSPAAISLKHIYRVPLYAHIHSTELGRRGGLLDNFQRHIHELEWLLTYEAWRVAVCSHFMRREILSMFGLPAEKVDVLPNGINPFEWKSTLDAQAVRSRYAAPWEKIVLYVGRMVYEKGVHILLEAAAKLAGRSDVKFIFVGDGPMKPQLVRRAHEIGVGVKAFFTGFIDDQELRALYSLSDVAVFPSLYEPFGIVALEAMAARRPVVASNIGGFSEIIKHGETGILVPPNDPASLASALTQLLEDPNYARWIGENGWRLIGERYRWEEIAKKTLDAYGRVRKEYEAFGWRPRT from the coding sequence TTGAACTCACTCATGCTCTCCTGGGAGTACCCACCAAGAATTGTGGGCGGGTTGGCTAGGAATGTTTATTGGCTCTCGAAAGAGTTAAGTCGACTTGGCGTAAGGGTCGTAATAATAACACTAGGTTTCCCTGGTTTACCGCCCTATGAAAAAGAAGAAAACCTTGAGGTCTACAGGGTTGACGCCTATAGACTAGCTTCACCCAGCTTCCTAGACTGGGTTTACCAGTTTAATGCTACAATGATTGAAACTGCATCCAAGGTTATGAAGGAGAAGTTCGATATTATACATGCCCATGATTGGCTTGTATCACCAGCCGCCATCAGCCTTAAGCACATCTATCGCGTACCTCTGTATGCCCACATCCACTCCACTGAGCTTGGGAGACGCGGCGGACTACTTGACAACTTCCAGAGGCACATCCATGAGTTAGAGTGGTTACTTACATATGAGGCTTGGAGAGTAGCTGTATGCAGCCACTTCATGCGAAGAGAGATCTTATCCATGTTCGGACTTCCAGCGGAGAAGGTAGATGTCCTCCCAAACGGGATCAACCCTTTTGAGTGGAAGAGTACCCTTGACGCCCAAGCAGTTAGATCACGCTATGCCGCTCCCTGGGAGAAAATAGTCCTGTATGTTGGCAGGATGGTCTATGAGAAGGGAGTTCATATTCTCCTAGAGGCTGCTGCTAAGCTCGCGGGGAGAAGCGATGTGAAGTTCATATTTGTAGGCGACGGACCGATGAAGCCCCAATTAGTTCGCAGGGCACATGAGATTGGCGTTGGAGTTAAAGCATTCTTCACAGGTTTCATCGACGACCAAGAACTACGGGCACTCTACTCTTTGTCGGATGTGGCGGTGTTTCCAAGCCTATACGAGCCTTTTGGTATCGTAGCATTGGAGGCCATGGCTGCCAGAAGACCGGTTGTAGCCTCTAATATCGGAGGTTTCTCGGAGATAATAAAACATGGAGAGACAGGTATCTTAGTTCCACCCAACGACCCCGCTTCTCTAGCCTCGGCCCTCACCCAGCTCCTAGAGGACCCAAACTATGCTAGATGGATTGGGGAGAATGGCTGGCGCCTTATAGGAGAACGTTATAGGTGGGAGGAGATAGCCAAGAAAACTTTGGATGCATATGGCCGGGTCAGAAAGGAGTATGAGGCTTTTGGGTGGAGGCCTAGGACTTAG
- a CDS encoding glycosyltransferase — protein MSSPPLARIRKQDRPLKVLLLTWEYPPRIVGRVAGYVYSLAQGLAGRGLDVTVIHPSDGDGEKMDGAVRVLMAGHPIKHHASILNYIWSLSVTLVRRSADFFHSMNGEGLNVIHAHDWTSCLPALYLKWSFNLPTVLTVYSTESIRGGMGNLLGHGISEVERFCLKYADIILAGDDDVASRIKVDYGILCEKILPARLGSSDVDTAINAYEKVKV, from the coding sequence GTGTCGTCACCTCCTTTAGCTAGAATACGGAAGCAAGACCGCCCTCTCAAGGTTTTATTGCTGACATGGGAGTACCCACCAAGAATTGTAGGCCGCGTCGCTGGATATGTTTACAGTCTCGCACAAGGGCTCGCGGGGAGGGGGCTAGATGTAACCGTAATCCACCCTTCAGATGGGGATGGAGAAAAGATGGATGGTGCGGTCAGAGTTTTAATGGCTGGCCATCCTATCAAGCATCACGCCAGTATTCTCAACTATATTTGGTCTCTAAGTGTCACGTTAGTACGAAGGTCTGCGGATTTTTTCCACAGTATGAATGGGGAGGGCCTTAACGTCATACACGCCCATGATTGGACCTCATGCCTTCCAGCCTTATACCTGAAATGGAGCTTCAATCTCCCCACAGTCTTAACAGTCTACTCTACGGAGTCTATTCGAGGGGGGATGGGAAACCTTCTGGGGCATGGGATCAGTGAGGTAGAACGCTTCTGCCTCAAATATGCCGACATAATCTTAGCTGGGGACGATGATGTAGCTTCGAGAATAAAGGTTGATTATGGAATTCTGTGTGAGAAAATATTGCCGGCACGCCTTGGCTCGAGTGACGTGGATACAGCTATAAACGCCTATGAGAAGGTTAAAGTTTGA
- a CDS encoding adenosine-specific kinase, whose product MKTEVVKVETPKDANLILGISHFIKTVEDLYEAVVGSVPGVKFGIGFCESSGPCLVRLSGNDEELKHAAAENAFRVGAGHSFIIFIRGAYPINILNSVKAVPEVCRVLCATANPVEVIVAETEQGRGILGVIDGYKPKGIETDKDAAERREFLRRLGYKL is encoded by the coding sequence TTGAAAACCGAAGTCGTTAAGGTTGAGACGCCCAAGGATGCGAATTTGATCTTAGGCATATCTCACTTCATTAAGACTGTTGAAGACCTATATGAGGCAGTGGTAGGCTCAGTCCCTGGTGTAAAATTTGGAATCGGCTTTTGTGAGAGCTCTGGACCCTGCCTAGTTCGGTTAAGCGGGAATGATGAAGAACTTAAACACGCTGCGGCTGAGAATGCATTTAGGGTTGGTGCTGGGCATTCATTTATAATCTTCATACGAGGAGCCTATCCAATAAACATATTGAACTCGGTGAAAGCTGTCCCCGAGGTGTGCAGAGTCCTCTGTGCTACGGCTAACCCAGTTGAGGTGATAGTGGCTGAGACTGAGCAGGGAAGAGGTATCCTCGGCGTAATAGATGGATATAAGCCTAAAGGAATCGAGACCGATAAGGATGCCGCTGAGAGGAGGGAGTTCCTCCGAAGGCTCGGCTATAAGCTATGA
- the thsB gene encoding thermosome subunit beta produces the protein MAEAIPAMVGNQPILILKEGSTRTKGREAQRANIMAAKVVAEVVKSSLGPKGMDKMLVDGIGDVTITNDGATILDEMEIQHPAAKMMVEVAKTTDKEVGDGTTSATILAGELLKKAEDLLDKNIHPTVIVDGYMKAAEQALEILDKIAIPVQPDDKVTLKKIASTAMASKALSEGREHLSSLVVDAVLRVAEKSDGQYKVDLGNIKVEKKSGGSVNETRLIEGIALDKEVVHPDMPRRVENAKIALLSCSLEIEKTEFDAKLNIETPEQMKAFLDEETAMLKSMVDKIADAGANVAICQKGIDDIAQHFLSKRGILTVRRVKESDMEKAAKACGGKVVNNLDDLTATDLGFAKLVEERKLGEDKWLFVEGCKNPRSLTLLVRGGTDKVVDEAERSIHDALCVVKDVIHKPKIVAGGGAPEVEVSSELRRWADKLSGREQLAVQAFAEALEVIPISLAENAGLEPIDIIAELKSRHENGELWAGVDPLGGCVKDMSKLDVWEPLAVKEQIVKSATEAATMLLRIDDVVAAGKTKEPKEKEKAPGSEGPETEGLGD, from the coding sequence ATGGCAGAAGCTATTCCTGCGATGGTGGGTAATCAACCGATCCTCATATTGAAAGAGGGGTCGACGAGGACTAAAGGTAGAGAAGCTCAGAGAGCCAACATTATGGCTGCGAAAGTGGTAGCCGAAGTTGTGAAGTCTTCGCTAGGCCCCAAGGGAATGGATAAGATGCTCGTAGACGGCATAGGCGACGTGACCATAACCAATGATGGCGCGACTATACTGGATGAGATGGAGATCCAGCATCCAGCCGCCAAGATGATGGTCGAGGTCGCCAAGACCACAGATAAAGAGGTAGGTGATGGAACTACATCTGCAACCATTCTAGCGGGCGAACTACTCAAGAAAGCAGAGGATCTACTGGACAAGAATATACACCCCACAGTCATCGTAGATGGGTATATGAAGGCTGCCGAGCAAGCACTCGAGATTTTAGATAAAATCGCGATACCAGTCCAGCCAGACGACAAGGTGACATTAAAGAAGATAGCCTCAACAGCAATGGCCAGCAAAGCTCTCTCAGAAGGTAGGGAGCACCTCTCTTCACTTGTGGTCGACGCTGTCTTACGGGTGGCGGAGAAGAGTGACGGACAGTATAAGGTTGACTTAGGAAATATTAAAGTGGAAAAGAAATCCGGCGGGTCAGTTAATGAGACTAGGCTGATAGAAGGCATTGCGTTAGATAAGGAAGTCGTCCATCCAGACATGCCACGCAGAGTCGAGAATGCTAAAATAGCTTTACTATCCTGTTCCCTCGAGATCGAGAAGACAGAGTTTGACGCCAAACTAAACATAGAAACTCCCGAGCAGATGAAAGCCTTCCTCGACGAGGAGACTGCTATGCTTAAGAGTATGGTCGACAAGATTGCTGATGCCGGTGCCAACGTAGCCATATGCCAGAAGGGCATCGACGACATAGCACAACACTTCCTATCCAAGCGTGGAATCCTCACCGTTAGACGTGTCAAGGAGTCTGACATGGAGAAGGCTGCGAAGGCATGCGGCGGCAAGGTGGTTAACAACCTTGACGATTTGACGGCTACAGATCTTGGGTTTGCTAAACTCGTGGAGGAGAGGAAGCTGGGGGAGGACAAATGGCTGTTCGTCGAAGGTTGTAAAAACCCAAGGTCACTAACACTGCTCGTGAGGGGTGGAACTGATAAAGTTGTCGACGAGGCTGAGCGCTCAATCCATGATGCCCTCTGTGTTGTCAAAGATGTAATCCACAAGCCCAAGATTGTAGCTGGAGGAGGCGCCCCAGAAGTAGAGGTCTCATCGGAACTTAGACGGTGGGCTGATAAACTTTCAGGAAGAGAACAGTTGGCAGTTCAGGCCTTTGCGGAGGCGTTGGAAGTTATACCGATCTCCCTCGCGGAGAATGCTGGGCTAGAACCTATCGACATTATAGCAGAGTTGAAGTCTCGGCATGAGAATGGCGAACTATGGGCTGGTGTTGATCCCCTCGGAGGTTGTGTTAAGGATATGTCGAAGCTGGATGTTTGGGAGCCGCTGGCTGTCAAAGAACAGATAGTCAAGTCGGCAACAGAAGCGGCAACAATGCTACTGCGAATTGACGATGTAGTCGCCGCAGGAAAGACGAAGGAACCAAAGGAGAAAGAGAAGGCCCCAGGTTCTGAAGGCCCTGAGACTGAGGGCTTGGGTGACTAA
- a CDS encoding nucleotide exchange factor GrpE, which produces MAASEKSGGKVEDLKEAPTDEIELLRKSLREEQLKAEEYLNRLKYLQADFDNYRKRVEKEVNEMIQLNSERLLRNFLDIIDELELAAKIASEHENRDVVSEGLKITLKKLYDILKREGLTPIETIGKPFDPNMHEVVSRIAVEGCPEGTVISEVRKGFLFKGKVIRPSMVNIAVAPKEGMGAVEEKK; this is translated from the coding sequence TTGGCTGCGTCAGAAAAGAGTGGAGGGAAGGTTGAAGATCTTAAGGAAGCTCCAACAGATGAAATAGAGCTTCTAAGGAAGAGTTTGAGAGAGGAGCAACTGAAGGCTGAGGAATATCTCAACCGTCTGAAATATCTCCAAGCTGATTTCGATAACTACCGCAAGAGGGTAGAGAAAGAAGTTAATGAGATGATACAGCTTAACAGTGAAAGGTTGCTTAGAAACTTCCTCGACATCATCGATGAGCTCGAGCTCGCTGCTAAAATCGCCTCGGAACATGAGAATAGGGACGTCGTCTCAGAAGGGTTGAAGATCACGTTGAAGAAGCTTTACGACATCCTAAAACGTGAGGGGCTAACCCCGATCGAGACTATTGGAAAACCCTTCGACCCAAACATGCACGAGGTAGTGTCTAGGATTGCAGTTGAGGGTTGCCCAGAAGGGACAGTCATATCAGAGGTTAGAAAAGGTTTCCTGTTTAAAGGTAAGGTCATCAGGCCGAGTATGGTTAATATTGCGGTAGCTCCTAAAGAGGGGATGGGGGCTGTAGAGGAGAAGAAGTAG
- the dnaK gene encoding molecular chaperone DnaK, which yields MSKSDSKEKIIGIDLGTTNSAAAVMEAGRPTVIPSAEGPTIAGKMFPSVVAFTKDGQLLVGEPAKRQASANPEGTIFEIKRKMGTDYKVRVHGKEYTPQQISAFILQKIKKDAETYLGIPIKKAVITVPAHFNDNQRQATKDAGEIAGLEVVRIINEPTAASLAYGLDKLDKEMKIMVFSFGGGTHDVTVMEFGGGVFEVKATSGDTQTGGADIDKAVMEYLCEEFKRQTGIDLKSDKLAMVRLKEAAEKAKIELSTLMTTDIDLPFIAVDAQGPKHLHLTLTRAKLEELALPTVKRIEATIEKVLLDAKLEPKDIDKIILIGGQTRMPLVRRVVEDFLGKPAERGVDPMECVAVGAAIQGAVLAGEVRDILLLDVTPLSLGVETMGGIFTKIVERNTTIPTKRSQIFTTAADFQTTVTIHVLQGERPMAADNVSLGMFNLTGIPPAPRGVPQIEVTFDIDANGILHVSAKDLGTNKEAKITITASTKLSKEEKERMIREAEQFAEQDRKKKEEAELRNTADSLIYTAEKTKKDLGDKISKENVDRIDKAVNELKDALAGKDINKIKEKNEALTKVLQEVGTVVYQQAAQQYAQRQAASEESKKTNETRGKVIETDYKVVEEEKDKR from the coding sequence ATGAGCAAAAGTGACAGCAAAGAGAAGATAATAGGAATCGATTTGGGGACCACAAACTCCGCCGCCGCGGTGATGGAGGCCGGTAGACCTACCGTGATACCGAGTGCGGAAGGCCCAACGATAGCTGGCAAGATGTTCCCTTCCGTTGTTGCCTTCACTAAGGATGGACAGCTTTTGGTGGGTGAGCCTGCGAAGAGGCAAGCCTCCGCCAACCCTGAGGGGACCATCTTCGAGATTAAGAGGAAGATGGGAACAGACTACAAAGTAAGAGTCCACGGTAAGGAGTATACACCCCAGCAGATCTCTGCTTTCATACTCCAGAAAATCAAGAAGGACGCTGAAACATACTTAGGAATTCCCATCAAGAAGGCCGTTATTACTGTTCCAGCTCACTTCAATGACAACCAGAGGCAGGCTACAAAGGACGCCGGCGAGATAGCAGGTCTAGAAGTTGTAAGAATCATTAACGAGCCTACAGCTGCAAGCCTCGCTTATGGCTTGGATAAACTTGACAAAGAGATGAAGATCATGGTCTTCAGCTTCGGAGGGGGGACGCATGACGTTACGGTTATGGAGTTCGGAGGCGGCGTCTTCGAGGTTAAAGCTACGAGCGGGGATACTCAGACTGGGGGGGCTGACATAGATAAAGCGGTGATGGAGTATCTCTGCGAAGAGTTCAAGAGGCAGACTGGCATAGATCTCAAGAGCGATAAGCTTGCCATGGTCCGGCTCAAAGAGGCTGCTGAGAAGGCAAAGATAGAGCTCTCAACACTCATGACAACGGACATAGACCTGCCATTCATAGCGGTGGATGCCCAAGGTCCTAAACACCTCCACTTAACATTAACTAGAGCGAAGCTTGAAGAGTTGGCGTTACCCACAGTCAAGAGGATTGAGGCAACCATTGAAAAAGTGCTACTTGATGCGAAGCTTGAGCCAAAAGACATAGACAAGATAATACTGATCGGCGGACAGACAAGGATGCCCCTTGTCAGGAGGGTTGTTGAGGATTTCCTCGGCAAGCCTGCAGAGCGTGGAGTTGACCCGATGGAGTGTGTAGCAGTCGGCGCTGCCATTCAGGGCGCTGTTTTAGCTGGCGAGGTTAGGGATATACTGCTCTTAGATGTGACGCCTCTATCACTAGGAGTTGAGACGATGGGTGGGATATTCACTAAAATTGTAGAGCGTAACACAACCATCCCAACAAAGAGAAGTCAAATATTCACTACGGCTGCTGACTTCCAGACGACTGTTACAATTCATGTCCTACAAGGAGAGAGACCTATGGCGGCTGATAACGTCTCGTTAGGTATGTTCAATTTAACAGGAATTCCACCCGCACCTCGGGGAGTACCTCAAATCGAGGTAACCTTCGACATAGACGCCAATGGTATACTTCATGTGAGTGCTAAAGATCTCGGAACCAATAAAGAGGCAAAGATAACGATCACAGCGTCCACGAAGCTCTCAAAGGAAGAGAAGGAGCGTATGATCCGGGAGGCTGAGCAGTTCGCTGAACAAGACAGGAAGAAGAAGGAGGAGGCTGAGCTGCGTAACACCGCCGACTCGCTAATATACACAGCAGAGAAGACAAAGAAGGATCTGGGCGATAAAATAAGCAAAGAAAATGTGGACAGGATCGATAAGGCTGTCAACGAGCTGAAGGACGCCTTAGCTGGGAAGGACATCAATAAGATAAAAGAGAAGAACGAAGCCCTTACCAAGGTCCTTCAAGAGGTTGGTACGGTGGTATATCAGCAGGCTGCTCAACAATACGCACAACGGCAAGCCGCTAGTGAGGAGTCTAAGAAAACTAATGAGACTCGTGGGAAAGTAATCGAGACCGACTACAAGGTAGTGGAAGAAGAGAAAGATAAGAGATAA
- the dnaJ gene encoding molecular chaperone DnaJ has product MSKRDYYEILGVPRNASLDEIKAAYRKLALQYHPDRNKSPEAEEKFKEISEAYAVLSDEEKRRQYDSFGHEGIHGRYTTEDIFRGADFSDIFKDLGFGFGGFEDIFNMFFGRQPYRRPHETYRPVRGADLRYDLEISLEEAASGVESQIQVPRDERCSLCNGSGAQPGTQPVKCQKCGGTGQVQYKRVSGWAQLIQIQTCNLCGGKGVRVESPCRICHGTGIVRRTRTLQIKVPAGVDSGYMLKLRGEGEAGPNLGPPGDLYVVVHVKPHKIFERDGSDIICETSISFPLAALGGEIEVPTLNGKVKLKIPAGTQSGSVFRLKGRGLPKLGEFGRGDELVKVHVQVPTKLSERQIALLRELAKEMGEDVAVKKRGFFNL; this is encoded by the coding sequence ATGAGCAAGAGAGATTACTATGAGATTCTAGGCGTGCCTAGAAATGCAAGCCTAGATGAGATCAAGGCAGCTTACCGCAAGCTAGCCCTACAGTACCATCCAGATAGGAACAAATCCCCTGAGGCTGAAGAGAAATTTAAGGAGATCTCAGAAGCCTACGCTGTGCTCTCCGATGAGGAGAAGCGGAGGCAGTATGATAGTTTTGGCCACGAGGGTATACATGGGCGGTACACAACTGAAGACATCTTCCGGGGAGCTGATTTCAGTGACATCTTCAAAGATTTGGGCTTCGGCTTCGGAGGGTTTGAAGACATTTTCAATATGTTCTTCGGCCGGCAACCCTACCGTAGACCTCATGAGACTTATCGCCCTGTGAGAGGCGCTGACTTGAGGTACGACCTGGAGATCAGCCTCGAGGAGGCTGCTTCGGGAGTTGAGTCTCAGATACAGGTTCCCCGAGATGAGAGGTGTTCTCTCTGCAACGGTTCGGGAGCCCAGCCTGGGACTCAGCCGGTGAAATGTCAAAAATGTGGAGGGACTGGGCAGGTTCAATACAAGCGTGTTTCAGGCTGGGCTCAGCTCATTCAAATCCAAACTTGTAACCTCTGTGGTGGAAAGGGTGTGCGGGTTGAGTCTCCATGTCGCATCTGCCACGGAACTGGGATTGTGAGGCGCACTAGGACGCTTCAGATCAAGGTTCCAGCTGGTGTAGATTCAGGTTACATGTTGAAATTGAGAGGAGAAGGTGAAGCTGGTCCTAATCTTGGTCCTCCAGGCGATCTTTACGTCGTAGTCCATGTGAAGCCGCATAAGATATTCGAGAGGGATGGCAGCGACATAATCTGTGAGACATCTATAAGCTTCCCTTTGGCTGCCCTTGGAGGGGAGATCGAGGTTCCCACCTTAAATGGGAAGGTTAAACTGAAGATTCCAGCCGGCACTCAGAGCGGTTCAGTTTTCAGGTTAAAGGGGAGAGGGTTGCCTAAGCTGGGTGAATTCGGTCGTGGTGATGAGCTCGTGAAGGTACATGTACAAGTGCCCACAAAACTTAGCGAGCGTCAAATAGCGTTGTTGAGAGAGCTTGCCAAAGAGATGGGTGAAGATGTCGCGGTAAAGAAGCGGGGATTTTTCAATTTGTAG
- a CDS encoding ATPase, translated as MKFEVESLFFEDVKVSRGNAPRFTLDGSEIDLWSDPYVKYHSRTPVDYITEKIIEEEREGRDPFPDIVGKEEEKELVKNALLSGSPILFKGRRGYGKTTFSKAIAKLLPEKQLAVKGCKIYDDPLHPTCFSCKKKVLEDKVVELSWIPRVWIRIPGDPMLTSRQLIGGISIQKIREGYDLDHPEVFIPGRALKANRGVGYFDELGAVPSSLQTLLHELFEEQQVTTMEGDVLPFKIQTLELASTNPANYRGTNPIKEPLLDRMEEIVIGPPATLEEEIEIGKRNMYISKVLKKDPRIPSWHLKILARAVRYGRSGESRCPLAKNIESEPSCRATIKLYDHVKSRALRSGRESPLLSDYGESYQIVRLALAGRIEVEAGATVSKTEIIRCLVNEAIKETCKEIYDKIPSDRFVELYEELRMAGVELNGRRYLPIDQTTVSRLKGNETVDSAVRQIAEREELDEDLYLSALEILLHSIALCLPRLVERKERGYLMRGMEKFET; from the coding sequence ATGAAGTTTGAAGTCGAATCCTTATTTTTTGAGGATGTAAAGGTAAGTAGGGGTAATGCTCCCCGTTTCACTTTAGATGGTAGTGAGATAGATCTCTGGTCAGATCCCTACGTTAAATACCATTCCAGGACGCCTGTAGATTATATCACGGAAAAGATAATTGAGGAGGAGAGGGAGGGTAGAGATCCTTTCCCAGATATAGTTGGGAAGGAAGAAGAGAAGGAGCTGGTGAAGAACGCCCTCCTCTCAGGTTCACCTATACTCTTTAAGGGCAGGCGTGGTTACGGCAAGACGACCTTCTCCAAGGCGATTGCGAAACTGCTCCCTGAGAAACAGTTGGCAGTAAAGGGTTGCAAAATATACGATGACCCCCTTCATCCAACATGCTTCTCTTGCAAAAAGAAGGTTCTAGAGGATAAAGTCGTCGAGCTTTCGTGGATACCACGGGTTTGGATCAGAATCCCAGGTGACCCCATGTTAACTTCAAGGCAGCTGATTGGAGGTATATCCATCCAGAAGATTCGGGAAGGCTACGATCTTGACCATCCAGAGGTCTTCATACCTGGGAGAGCTTTAAAGGCTAATCGGGGGGTAGGCTATTTTGACGAGTTGGGGGCTGTGCCATCTTCCCTTCAGACTCTCCTGCATGAACTCTTCGAGGAGCAGCAAGTAACCACTATGGAAGGCGACGTGCTGCCGTTCAAAATTCAGACCTTGGAGTTAGCTTCAACTAACCCTGCAAACTACAGGGGAACGAACCCGATAAAGGAGCCCCTCCTAGACAGGATGGAGGAGATAGTGATAGGTCCCCCTGCAACTCTTGAAGAAGAGATCGAGATCGGAAAGAGGAATATGTACATCTCTAAAGTCTTGAAAAAAGATCCGCGAATTCCTAGCTGGCATCTCAAGATACTGGCAAGGGCTGTTAGGTATGGAAGGAGTGGGGAATCCAGATGCCCGCTCGCAAAAAATATAGAATCTGAGCCCTCCTGCAGAGCCACCATAAAACTATACGACCACGTCAAATCTAGGGCTTTGAGGAGTGGTAGAGAGAGCCCCCTCCTCAGCGACTACGGTGAGTCCTACCAGATTGTGAGACTTGCATTAGCTGGGCGTATAGAGGTTGAGGCTGGGGCGACTGTAAGTAAGACGGAAATCATACGGTGCTTGGTAAATGAAGCCATAAAAGAAACTTGCAAGGAGATCTACGACAAAATTCCCTCAGATAGGTTCGTCGAGCTATATGAGGAGCTTCGCATGGCTGGTGTCGAGCTGAACGGTAGAAGGTATCTCCCGATAGATCAGACCACGGTTTCCAGACTTAAGGGAAACGAAACGGTTGACTCGGCCGTTAGACAGATAGCTGAGAGAGAAGAGCTTGATGAAGACCTCTACCTCTCCGCTTTGGAGATACTGCTCCACTCTATTGCTCTCTGTCTACCTAGGCTAGTTGAGCGGAAAGAGAGAGGCTACCTGATGCGAGGGATGGAAAAGTTTGAAACCTGA